GGAGATCGAGAACATCAGCCACGAGGAAGATGCTTGGAAGCAGCACGAGAAGGAGCACACGGTGATCGATTACAACCTCGCCTTCGGGTTGAAGGCATTTGATAAGCAAGACAAGTCATGACGTACTCACTACAACTCGCACAGCAGTATGGCTTTGGAACCGGGGACCGCATCATCGTTCCCAAGAGTGCTTGGAACATGGTGCAACACCACGCGCTGTTCTATGGCATTGGGCAGAATGGGCACGCACTAGTCGCCGAGAACAAGGAGGGGCGTGGTGTGATCCTTACAAGACTGGATGTGTTCCTGGCTGACGCCGGTCGCATCACGCGCATCATTCCATTCTCGGGCAGCTATCAGCAGCGGGTTGCTGTCTTGGACCGCGTCAATGCGCGACTTGGTCGTTGGTACGACACATGGAAGTACAACTGTGAGCATTTCGTGAACGAGGTGTTGCATTTCCGGACGGAGAGCCGTCAAGCCGATATCGGGAAGGCCCTTCTGGGAGGAGCCGCGGTCGTAGCTGGCATCTATGGTCTGGTCAAGTTGCTGAGCAAGTAGGTCTGTTGCCATGCCCACCGTTCCCGAGAACGCAGAAGCGTTCCAGATCAAGGTTCAGCTAGACGAGGTCCGCAACAAGTTCTTGCGACACTTCAGGGTGTCCGCTGAGAGCTTGACCCACTCTTACCATGCCATCAAGAACTACCAAGCTGATTTCCTTCCGGTGCTTGAGATGGACAGTCTGCCCTTCTTGGCGCAGGATCCGAGCGTGCAGTTGGACTGGGAAGCCCTTCGGCAACAGACCATGAATTGGCTGTTGAAGAATGCATTTGAGGACTTTGTCACAGGGCTGAACGAATCGCTCATCGAGGCATACAGATTCCTTCACTACCGGAATGCCGCGCATGCTACACGGCAGCGCCCATTCAGAGACAAGGAAGCACTAGAGCAGCAACTTCAGGGCATTGAATCTCAGCCGATGAGCTTACACGTTCCCAAGCTCATCGATGCAATTGCGGAAGAGATCAATGCGCCCATCCAACTCGTGCCTGAGATACTGTCGATCAACAAGGTCAGGAATTGTCTGGTGCACCGCAACGGCGTGGTTTCGGCACTAGACATCAACGACAAGGAGAACAACTCACTTCGCCTGACATATCTGGACCACATCGTTCATGTGAAGATCGACGGCCAACCCCACCGTTTGACGATGGAGCTCAAGCTGACTTCCCCAACGGTGCATGGCATAATGCTCGAAGCCCGTCCAACCACGCGCTCCTTCGCCCTGGGCGAGCGGGTCACCTTCGATACGAATCTCTTCAACTCCGTCGCCTTCACATGCATGAGCTTTACCGAGCAACTGCTCCATCAGCTCTGGCTCATTGTGCAGCGTGACAGAGAAGCGGGCTTGATGGAATAGCCAGCTACCGCGCCCAAGCCCGATATCTCGACGGCGATATCACGCAAGCCTCTTCCATGGAGCCGCTGAGCGTGAACATGCGCGGCTTCTTGCCAAAGTCGAACAGGCGGTAGAGCTTGTACTGCTCCGCGTTCTGCTTCGAGAAGTCCAGCTCGTTGTCGGTGATCAAGAAGGGTGTCTCCCGGTCGAAGTTGGTGGTCTTCACCTCGATGAAGCGCTCTTCGTACTCAATGTTGAACGAGCGGATGTCGTAGCCCATGCCATCGCCCTTGGTGCGGGATACCCATTCCACTTCGTTCGCCAGGTCTGCGCGGCCGTGCTTCAAGAGCTTCCAACGCTCGTAGCTGATGATCAACTCTTCGCCGCTCTGCCCCAGCTTGCGGCAGGCATGCTCCCTCGCCGCAAAGTCAATGATCTTGCCCGCGAACATCCGTTCCGTCGGTTTGGCGGCATAGGCCGGTGCAGGTTCCTCCACGAGGCTCGGCGCATCGAGCAATTCCTTCAGCCGCTCTTCCGGGGTCTGCCGTGTCGCGTAGCCGAGCAGCGCGGGGCGCAGGTCCGCGTGCGCATCCACATAGGCCATGACCAGCGGCTCCAGCATCCGTTGGAAGTTCTTCGCAGGCACCAAGCCTTTCAGAAAGGGCAGGTCGTTCAGGGCCAGCACCGCACTGATGTTCTGCATCTTGAACTCGTAGGACTTTGCAGTGCGCGCTCCTTCCGCTTCCAAGCTGCGATACACCGCGACCTTGTTCACCTTCTGCTGGGCCACTTCGCGCCGGAGCATGTCGAAGTAGGCCTCGATGGCCGCTTCGACTTCGTCCTGCTTCCAGCCGTCCATGAGGGAAATGTAGAATGCCCATCGCTCTCATCCACATCTTCCGCCCACCCCTTACATTGGAAACCACCGATCGACGGGAAAGCCGCCGGGCCGAATGAACGCTTCCGACATCATCTTCTACACCACGCCGCAGGGCGAGGTGCGCATCGAGGTCTTCTTCGAGGGCGAGACTTTCTGGCTGAGCCAGAAGAAGATCGCCGAACTCTTCGATAAGGATGCGACCACCATTGGCGAGCACTTGCGGAACATTTTCGAGGACGGGGAACTGGACCGGGAGTCAACTACCCGGAAATTCCGGGTAGTTCAGCGGGAAGGCGCTAGGGACGTGGAAAGACTGGTGGATCACTTCAACCTGGACGCCATCATCGCCGTGGGCTACCGCGCCAACAGCCAGCGCGCCACCCGGTTCCGCATCTGGGCCACCAACACCCTGAAGGAATACATCATCAAGGGCTTCGTGCTGGACGATGCACGGCTGAAGCAGGGCAAGCGATTCGGGCAGGACTACTTCGAGGAACTGCTGGAACGCATCCGTGAGATCCGCGCCAGCGAACGGCGCTTCTACGAGAAGATCACCGACATCTACAAGGAGTGCAGCCGCGATTACGGCGCGAACGATGAGGTCACCCGCCTCTTCTACAAGACCGTGCAGAACAAGCTCCATTGGGCCATTCACCGTCACACGGCCGCCGAGTTGATCGCCGAACGAGCGAAAGCGGAACAACCCCACATGGGGCTCACCACTTGGAAGAACGCGCCCGATGGCAAGGTGCTCAAGAGCGATGTGACGGTGGCCAAGAACTACTTGAACGCCGAGGAGATCAGCGAACTGGACCGCATCGTGAGCATGTACCTGGACTACGCCGAGAACCAGGCGAAGCGTGGCATCACCATGCACATGAAGGACTGGGCCGGGAAGCTCGATGCCTTCCTGCAGTTCAACGACTACAACGTGCTGAAGGACGCCGGCAAGGTGAGCCACGACGTGGCCGTGCAATTGGCCGAAGGCGAATACGAGAAGTTCCGTGTGCGGCAGGACCGCGACTACATCAGCGATTTTGACAAGGAGGTGCGCAGGCTCACCGGTGGGAGGCCTTCGGGAGAGAATGTGAGCAATCCGAAGGTGAAGAAGAATCGGTAGGGCGGTTCACATCCTCCCGTCAACCCCATTCCCCATCGGAAAGCCGTATGCTCGAACGCTTCTTCGGTTCTTCCAACTGCGCAACTCCGATTCCCGGTTCGTGGACCGGGACTCGCCGGCGCAAGATGCTCGTGTACATCCCCCTATGCACGGGGCTCACCTCCTGACCACGGTGTGCTTGAAAGCCTCACTGTAGCGCGATTCGGACTTGCCGTTCTTGTTGTGCTTGAACTTGCCTTTCATGGCTCACGCTATTGCGTAAACCCATTTCAGGACGAGTCAAAGCCAGGCCTGCCCCGACCGGCAACCCGCACCTGGCCTTTATTCCGTCTTCACGACCTTCTTGCTTCTCGTCCCGTCCTTGAACAGGGCATCAACGAAATACAGCCCGGCAGGGTAGGCGGATAGGTCGATGGTGGTGAGCGATCGACCGGGCGCCGAGACGATCAACGCACCCAGCGCGTTGCGGACATGGATCCTATCAGGCGCGATAGCGCTATGGACCTGGATCATGCCCTCGCTCGGATTGGGCCAGATGATCATGTCGGCACCACCATCAATGTCCGAGACGCTTGTGTTGAGGTCGCAGCCATCGATCGAGAACGCGGCAGCCGATGTGGACTGCACGGTGGTCATCCCATCATCGATGGTGAACCGCAGGTAGCAATCGTTCGATGAGACCGCAGGGATCTGCCATTGGTGGGTTCCCGAATTGGGTGCGTCGGACACGATGCTGGTGAACGGACCGAAGGGGCCCGCTATGGAGAGTTCGATATCGACCGTCGCCGTTCCCGGCGAAGGGACCATGCTGGTCCAATGGATGAATCCGGCGGATCCGGGAACAAAGCACTGCCCTCCGTTGGGATCGACCGGTGCGATGGACAGCTGGGTCGCTGGTGTGGATTGCAGGTAAACGCGCAGCCTGTTCCCGCTGCCTGGGTTCGCCCAGTAGACGATGTCCGAGTAGCCGTTGTGGTCCAGATCGGCCACCTTCAAGACATAGCCGGTCGTTTCCGGGATGGGGAGCGTTGCGGCCTGCATCCAGCTACCTGCGCCATCGCCCTCATAAATGGGCGATCAGGTTGCTCTTGTACGTCACCACATCAACATGACCATCCTGGCCCATGTCGCCCAACGCGACCAGAAGTCCGCTCTGCGAGGTGGTTGGCAGGCCGGTGGAGATGTTCACCCATGAACTGGTGGACGGGTCATAGGAGTAAACACGAACGTAGTTGCCCAGC
The window above is part of the Flavobacteriales bacterium genome. Proteins encoded here:
- a CDS encoding T9SS type A sorting domain-containing protein; its protein translation is MQAATLPIPETTGYVLKVADLDHNGYSDIVYWANPGSGNRLRVYLQSTPATQLSIAPVDPNGGQCFVPGSAGFIHWTSMVPSPGTATVDIELSIAGPFGPFTSIVSDAPNSGTHQWQIPAVSSNDCYLRFTIDDGMTTVQSTSAAAFSIDGCDLNTSVSDIDGGADMIIWPNPSEGMIQVHSAIAPDRIHVRNALGALIVSAPGRSLTTIDLSAYPAGLYFVDALFKDGTRSKKVVKTE
- a CDS encoding DUF3883 domain-containing protein; this encodes MDGWKQDEVEAAIEAYFDMLRREVAQQKVNKVAVYRSLEAEGARTAKSYEFKMQNISAVLALNDLPFLKGLVPAKNFQRMLEPLVMAYVDAHADLRPALLGYATRQTPEERLKELLDAPSLVEEPAPAYAAKPTERMFAGKIIDFAAREHACRKLGQSGEELIISYERWKLLKHGRADLANEVEWVSRTKGDGMGYDIRSFNIEYEERFIEVKTTNFDRETPFLITDNELDFSKQNAEQYKLYRLFDFGKKPRMFTLSGSMEEACVISPSRYRAWAR
- a CDS encoding virulence RhuM family protein; amino-acid sequence: MNASDIIFYTTPQGEVRIEVFFEGETFWLSQKKIAELFDKDATTIGEHLRNIFEDGELDRESTTRKFRVVQREGARDVERLVDHFNLDAIIAVGYRANSQRATRFRIWATNTLKEYIIKGFVLDDARLKQGKRFGQDYFEELLERIREIRASERRFYEKITDIYKECSRDYGANDEVTRLFYKTVQNKLHWAIHRHTAAELIAERAKAEQPHMGLTTWKNAPDGKVLKSDVTVAKNYLNAEEISELDRIVSMYLDYAENQAKRGITMHMKDWAGKLDAFLQFNDYNVLKDAGKVSHDVAVQLAEGEYEKFRVRQDRDYISDFDKEVRRLTGGRPSGENVSNPKVKKNR